Below is a genomic region from Halobacterium sp. CBA1132.
GATGCCGTTCGGGCCGAGCAGGCCCGTGACCTTCCCCGACTCGGGGACCGGGAGGCCGTACAGCGAGAACGCGTTCTCGCCGTAGCGGTGGGTTGGCTCGTCGTCGAGCTCCTGCGGGAGATTGATGATTTCGATGGCGTCGAAGGGACACTTCTCGACGCAGATGCCGCAGGTCTCCCCGAGACAGATTTCCTCGGAGATGCGGACTTGGTCGGGGTCGCCGTCGTCGGCGTCCTCCCCGCGGAGCGTGATGCACTCCTTGCCCGTCCGGTTGGGCGGGCAGTAGTTCGAACACTCGTAGTTACAACGGTCGGGCTGGCACCTGTCCAGGTCTACGACCGCGATGCTGTCGTCGGCCATCGTTAGAACGTGATGCCTTCAGAGAGCAGTACGCCCCACGTGACGAACCAGAGGGCGAACGACATGAAGCCGACGTAGAGGTGGTCTTTCGCCGAGAACTCAGTGATGTCGACGCCGGTCGCGCGCATCAACCCGAGTTCCACGGCGACCACGCCGAGCAACACCAACAGCCCGGTGCGGCTGGCCGGGTTGGCGACGACCGCCTCCGAGGCGAACGCCGCGACGACGCCGCCGAGGGTGGCGATTGTGGTCACCTTCAGGCTGCGCCGGTGGGCAGCCGTCGGGTCCACTGTTTCTGTCATACCCACACGTCCGTGAGCCGCGCTCAAAAGGTGTTCGCTTGCCGAACGGCTCCTCGTGACGACGACGGTCCGTGGGAGACACTCCCGCAGTTTTAAGCGCGTGGAGTGTTTCGAAACGTAATGATGGCTGAAGACGACAGTGTGCTGGAGGACCTCCCGCCGAGCGCCAAGCTCGTCTACAAGGTGCTCGAGTACGACGGCCCCCTCACGCAGAAGCGAATCGTCGAGGAAACCATGCTCTCCGCGCGAACCGTCCGGTACGCGCTCGAACGGCTCGAAGACCGCGGGGTCGTCGACGAGGACATCTACTTCGCCGACGCCCGGCAGAGCCTCTACCAGTTGACCCGCGAGAAGGAAAGCGAGGACGCGTCCGCCGACGCCGAAGCCGCCTGATTACTCGTTCGGCACGACCGTAATCGTCCGCTCGCGGTCGATGGCGCGCTCTAACTCCTCCGCGATGGCCGACCCTCGCGAGACCTGGATGTCGCCGCCGCGGCCGACTGTCGCCGTGAACAGGTACTCGCCGTCGGCCTGCACTTCCACGGTCTCGCCCGCGCGGTCGCCGGACAGCGGCAGGATGATGTGGCGGGAGGTGACCTCCGGCGTCACGACTTTCCCGCCCGCCTGCTCGTCGTCACCGCGGCCCGCGGTCTCCGTGGTGCGCTCGTCGAGCGTGCGCACGTCGATGTTGATGCCGAGGCGCTCCTCGATGTCCGAGATGCGGCCGCCGCCCTTCCCGATGACGTGGCTGATCTCGTCGTCGGAGACGTACACCACGGCCTCGTTCGGGCCGCGGATGTCCACCTCCACGGGGCCACGGGTCGCGGCCTGAATCTCGCGTTCGACCTCCTGTTTCGCGAGTTTGTCGACGCCGGACTCGGGGGCCTCCTCGGTCTCCTCGAGTGGGACCGTGACGACCTGCCGGTTGAACGTGTAAATCTCGTAGGCGGGCGTCCCGGTCGCGAAGTCACGCACTTGGATGACCGGGCGCGCGAGGTCCTCCTCCATGAGACCCTCGGGTACCTTCACCTCCGTCGTCACGTCGTAGACGGTCTCCACGTCGCCCTCCTCGATGTAGACGACGGTGTCCACGATTTGCGGAATCATCCCCAACTCGACGCGGCCGACGAGCCGCTGGAGCGCGTCGATGGGGCGCGTGGCGTGGACGACGCCGACCATCCCGACGCCCGCCAGCCGCATGTCCGCGAACACCTCGAAGTCGTCGGTCTTCCGCACCTCGTCGTAGATGGTGTAGTCGGGCCGCACCATCAGCAGCGAGTCGGCGGTCTTGGACATCTCGCCGCCCAGCTCCGTGTACTGGGTGACCTCCTCGCCGACCTGCAGGTCGCGGGGCTTCTCCATTGTCTTCACGACGTTGTCGTGGTCGGAGAGGAACTCCGCGACCGCTTGCGCGAACGTCGACTTCCCGGCGCCCGGCGCGCCCGCGATGAGCACACCGCGGTCCCGCTCGAGCAGCCGCTCGCGGAGTTCGTCGGCGTGCTCGTAGTCCTCCATCGTCGTCTTCACGATGGGGCGCACGGCCGTGATTTCGACGGCCTCCGAGAACGGCGGTCGCGAGATGGCGATGCGCATGTCCCGCACCTGCGCGATGGTCATCCCCTCCTCGGAGAGCTCGACGAACGCGTCGTCGTCCCGTTTCGCGGTCGTGACGACTTCGTTGGCGTACTCCTCGATGGTGTCGATGTCCAGTTCCTCGTCGCCCGCCGGCTGGTACTCGATTTCGCCGACCTCGCCGCGCTTGACCATCGGCACCACGCCCTCCTTGAGGTGGACGCTCATCGTCTGCTCGTCGAAGTACCGTTCGAGGCCGAGTTCGCCGAGTTCGCGTTCGAGCGGTTCGAGGTACTCCACGTCGATGCCCTTCCCCTTCGCGACTTCCGCCTGCACGATGTCGCTGGTGAGCAGGCGCGCGTCGTACTCCATCGCCACGTCCCGGATGATGGCGTCGATGGCGCCCGCCGCCGCGCGCTGAATGTCCTCCTCGCCGGCGCGCTCGCCGACGTACTTCACTTCTATCGTCCCGTCGTCGGCGAGTTCGACGAGCCGCTGCAGTTCCTCCAAGGCGTCCCAGCCGGTCTGTCGACCGCTGTTCGCCTGCGCTTCGACCTCACCGACGACCGCCTCCGGAACGTAGACGGTGTCGCCCTCGTACTCGCCGTCGCCGGACGACGTCCGGCTGCTCGAGGAGCTCCGCTCCTCGCTGTCTTCGACCCGCTGAGAGATGCGGCCGTCGACGACGACGCTCGTGTCGGGCACGATGTTCATGTTACCTCGGCGTAGTCGCGGCGCACGGATAAGGGTATTTGCCTGGCATCGCTGCCGTCTCCGTACTGGATTCCGTTACACGAGTCTCGCTGGGAGCGGGCATCCGACATCTTCGTCTCGTCCCGTTCATGGCCCCGTTTCCACCAATAACTATTTCAGCAGACACGCTCGTACAGTCTGCCATGGGAATGGACTGGGAGGCTGAACGGGATATGGCCCGTGACGTCGAAGAGAACGAGGAACTCTACGAAGCACTCGCTGACGACTCTACTGGCGAGTAACAGTTCACTCCGGTACGACTTCCAGTTCGTCTTCGAAGAACTCGAACCAAACAGCGTGCAGCTCGTCCTCACGGTATAGGTCGGACATCGTTACGACATCTATCTCCTGTCGAATTTGGTGGGACGTCTTTCGCGCTTCCTGTAGCCGTTGGAAGTCCCACTCCTTCCAGACAATCTGGTTTTCGCGCATCAGACGCCGGAGCGTCGCTGCCGCTGTTCGGTGGTTCGCATCCGGGAAGAAGTGAACACCGACCATCGCGTGCATCCAGTGAGCGCACTGCTTGCGGAGCGGCTCGTCACGTGGGAACTGCCGCATCAATTTTCGCAAGTCGCCGTTCCGCGTGTTCCATGTTTTCCGACGAAGTTCACTCTCGGACAATCCCCAACCGACCTCGTAGGGGTGATTGTCGTCTGCGAGGAACGCAGTGTTCCGGTACTTGATGTTCTCCGGCGAAAGCACAGATAGGTCCGTAATTCTCGGCCAGTCTGCCGGATTGTCCGGAACGCTCATCTCGTCGACAGTAATCGCCCAATTGAATTAACGTCGTTGTTCGCGGATACGACAATTTCCCGTCCTAGCGAGCGCGGAGCGTATGTCGGTGGTGCGAGCGGTACTGCTATTCCACAGGCAGACGACACGCCACCTGATGGGCGAACTCCGCGACCTCACGGAACGCCTCGTGTCGATTCCGAGCCACGACGACGAGACTGCCGCTGGCGACGCCATCGCGTCGTGGCTCCGCGAGGAGACCGACGCCGACGTGGAGCGCGACGACGCCGGGAACGTCATCGCGTGGCGCAACCCGGACGCTGACGGTGACAGCCTCGCGCTCGTCGGCCACCACGATGTCGTGCCGCCGGACGAATCCCAGGTGGACGACGGCGTTGCGACGCAGTCGCAACGAGACGGAGGCGGTGAAACCGCCGCTGGCGAGTACGTCGTCTACGAGGACGAGGGCCGCCTCTACGGCCGCGGCACGGCAGACATGAAGGGCGCGGTCGCCGCGATGCTGCTGGCGTTCCGGGACGCAGACCCGGAGGCTCCGCTCGCGTTCGCGTCGTTCGCCGGCGAGGAGTTGGGCGGCGTGGGCGCCCAGCACGCCATCGACGACGGCTTCGCGCCCGACTACGCCGTCGTCGGCGAGGGGTCGACGGGGTACTCCGAGTCGGGCGTACTCGACGTCGCCGTCGCGCACAAGGGTCGCCGTGCGATCACCGTCACCGCCGAGGGAGAGGCCGCCCACGCCAGCGAGGTCGGCGAGGGCGTCAACGCCGTCTATCGCGCCTGCGACGCCGTGGACGTGCTCCGTGACGTGGACGCGCCCGACGCGGACGTGCTCGGCCAACACCTCTCGGGGAGCGTCGCGGTCACGGAAATCGAGGGCGGGTCGGCGTGGAACGTGATTCCCGAGTCCTGTGCAGTTACGGTGGACGAGCGCACTGTTCCGGGCGAGCGTGCGGACGTCGGCGCGGTCGAAGCCGTCGACGGCGTCTCGTGGACGGTCGACCAGGACCTCCCGCCGATGGCCTGCGACGACTCCGCGTTCGCCAACAGCGTCCTCGACGCCGTGCAGGGCGTACAGGACGGCGACGGCGAGCACGTCGCGAAGCCTCACGCGACTGACGCGGGCTGGCTCGCGGCCGCTGGGACGACGTGTTTGGTCTGCGGGCCGGCCGAACGCGGTGAAGCGCACACCGCCGACGAGAGCGTCTCGCTGGACGTGCTCGCGCGCTGCCGCCGCGTCTACGGTCGCGTCGCGGGTGCGTGGCCGGCCTGACGCGGAACCCCCACGAGCGGCATTCTGGGAGGGCAATCCTGATAGGCCGCGGTGCGCACGCCTAGGATATGTCGACGCAGGCCACTGAAGAGGCCCCCGACGCCTACGAGGCGCTCCTCGACCACTACGAACAGCTCTCGAACGTCAACGCCGCGAACAGCCTGCTCTCCTGGGACCAGGAAGTGATGATGCCCGAGGGCGGCACGCCCGCCCGCTCGAAGCAGAAATCCGCGCTCTCGGAGCTGTCCCACGACCTGCTCACCGAGGAACAGGTCGGCGAGTGGCTGGCCGAACTCGAGGACGCCGACCTCACCGACGAACAGGCGTCCGTCGTCCGGGAGATTCGACGCCAGTACGAGCGCGCCGACCGCGTGCCCGGCGACCTCGTCGCGGAAATCTCGGAGACGACCTCCGCGGCGCTCCCGAAGTGGAAGGAGGCCCGCGAGGAGGACGACTTCTCCATCTTCGCGCCGATTCTCGAGGACCTCATCGAACTGAAGAAGGAGTACGCCGAGCACATCGACCCCGACAAGCCCGCCTACGAGGTGCTGTTCGCGGACTACGAGCCGTACCTCGACCTCGACACCGCCGAGCGCGTGCTCGAACGCCTCCGCGAGGAACTCGTGCCGCTCATCGAGGACGTCCGCGAGAGCGACGCGGAACTCGCGGACCCCTTCCAAGGCAACTTCGACGTGGACACGCAGGAGGACCTCGCGCGCGACGTGCTGGACACGCTCGGGTACGACTTCGAGCACGGCCGCGTCGACACCGCGCCGCACCCGTTCTCCACCGGGAACCAGTTCGACGCGCGCGTCACCACGCGATTCAGCGAGGACGACCCTGTGGACGCGTTGATGTCGACGATTCACGAGTTCGGGCACGCCCGCTACACGCTCGGTCTACCCCGGGAGCAGTACGGTAACCCGCTCGGGGAGTCCCGCGACCTCACCGTTCACGAGTCCCAGAGCCGCCTCTGGGAGAATCACGTCGGGCGCTCGCGGGTGTTCTGGGAGAAGTTCCTGCCCGCGATGAAAGAGCGCTTCCCGCAAATCGAGGACGCCACCCCCGAGGAGGCGTACGAGGCCGCCAACGAGGTGTACGAGGACAACCTCATCCGGGTCGAAGCGGACGAGCTCACCTACCACATGCACATCATCGTGCGCTTCGAAATCGAGCGCGAACTCATCGAGGGCGACCTCGACGTCGAGGACGTGCCCGAGCGCTGGAACGACAAGTACGAGGAGTACCTCGGTATCCGCCCCGACACCGACGCGGAGGGCTGCCTGCAGGACATCCACTGGAGCCACGGCTCGTTCGGCTACTTCCCGACGTACTCGCTGGGGAGCGTGCTCGCCGCCCAGATTTACGACGCGCTCGAAGCCGACGTCGGCGATGTCGACGAGAAGGTGCGCAACGGGAACTTCGACGTCATCGCCGACTGGCTCGAAGCGAACGTCCACCAGCACGGCGCGCGCTACACGACGCCCGAACTCGTCGAGGAGGCGACCGGCGAGGCGTACAACGCCGACCACTTCGTCGACTACGTCACCGAGAAGTACACCGGACTGTACGACCTCTGAGGCCCCACCCCGAGACCAGCGACCGCGCGCTCGGTTCCGGCGAGGCCGTCGCCGGCCGGGTGGCTTTTTCCGCGCTGCGGACGCAGTGAGCGTATGCGCGCAGCAATCTATCGGGGTCCCGGCGACATCGCCGTCGAGGACGTCCCGAAGCCGGAAGTCGAGTCGCCCAGCGACGCCGTCATCCGAGTCACACACACCGCTGTCTGCGGGTCTGACCTCTGGTTCTACCGGGGGGACAGCGACCGCGAGGAGGGGTCGCGCGTCGGCCACGAGCCGATGGGTATCGTCGAGGAAGTCGGCGAGGACGTGACCTCCGTCCAGCCCGGTGACCGCGTGCTCGCGCCGTTCGCCATTTCGTGTGGGGAGTGCGAGTTCTGCCGGAAGGGCCTGTACACGTCCTGCGTCGAAGACGAGTCGTGGAGCGGCGAGAACGGCGGCGGGCAGGGCGAGTACGTGAAGTGCCCGCACGCGGACGGCACGCTCGTTCGGGTGCCCGACCGCTACGCCGACGACGAGGACACGCTCGAATCCCTGCTGCCGCTGACGGACGTGATGGGTACGGGCCACCACGCCGCGGTCAGCGCGGGCGTCGGCGAGGGCGACACGGCCGTCGTCATCGGGGACGGCGCGGTCGGCCTGTGCGGCGTGCTCGCCGCCCAGCGCCTCGGCGCGGAGCGCGTCATCGCGATGGGCCACCACGAGGACCGCCTGGCACTCGCCGAGGAGTTCGGCGCCACGGACACTATCTCCGCCCGCGGCGACGAGGCAATCGAGCGCGCGACGGAACTCACGCACGGCGGCGCGAACCACGTCATGGAGTGCGTCGGCGCGGCGTCCGCGATGGACACCGCTATCGCCGTCGCTCGTCCCGGCGGCACCGTCGGCTACGTCGGCGTGCCGTACGGCGTCACCGAGGAGGGACTGGACGTGTTCACGATGTTCAGCGACAACATCACGCTGAACGGCGGCGTCGCGCCGGTCCGCGCGTACGCGGAGGAACTGATGGACGATGTCCTGCAGGGAACGCTGGACCCGTCGCCAATCTTCACGAAGACCGTCGACCTCGAAGACGTGGACGAGGGCTACCGCGCGATGGACGAGCGCGAGGCCATCAAGGTGCTCGTGAAGGCCTGACGTTGTACTCGGCTGTCACCTCGATACTTTCAAGTAGTGGTATGGCATAGCGTACCACGTATCATGTCGAGCGCATCGCCTCCGGACGACGACACGCTTCTGGACGAATTCCTCGAAGACCGCGGCCACGAGACACAGACGTGGGAGGAGAGCTATAACAAGAAGCAGTGTCCGGAGTGCGGTGGGCTCCACGACGGCAACGCGCGAACCTGCACAGTGTGTGGGTGGTCGCCGACGTAGCCGTCGCGGTCGCTCGAACGGCCAGCACGCATAAGACAGGTCCTGAGAAAGGTTGTCGTGAAGCCATGCCGGAGTGCCAGAACTGTGGGTCGTTCGTGACCGACGCCTACGCGAGAGTGTTCACGCCGAACGAACAAGGCGCCCCGCGCGTGTGTCCCAACTGCGAGGACAAGATTCGCGACGGCGCGGAGGTCAGGGAGGCGAGGTCTACTCGCCGCACGTAGGGATTCCTGTCCGCGTAGCAGAGAATTTCAAGCGGTTTATACCGTCTCGGTTCCTCTAGTTGTCTAATGACGGACTCGGAGCCGGAAGTCACGCGGCTGTTCGGTGGTCCGGGGAGCGGGAAGACGACCGCGCTCCTCGACCACGTCGAGGAAATTCTGGAAGACGACGACGTGGAGGTACGCGACATCCTCGTCGTCTCGTACACGCGTGCCGCAGCGGCCGAGGTCCGCGAACGGCTCGCCGAGCGACTCGACGTCAACCCGCGCTCGCTGCGCGGGAACGTCGCGACGATGCACGCGAAAGCCTACGAGCTGCTCGGGCTGTCGCGCGGCGACGTCGTCGGCGAGGACGACAAAGAGGAGTTCTGCGAGGAGTACGGCATCCCCTTCGAGGACGAGTACTCCTCGGGGTCGCGACGCACCGCGCGCTCGACGACAC
It encodes:
- a CDS encoding HVO_0416 family zinc finger protein, with product MSSASPPDDDTLLDEFLEDRGHETQTWEESYNKKQCPECGGLHDGNARTCTVCGWSPT
- a CDS encoding PINc/VapC family ATPase gives rise to the protein MNIVPDTSVVVDGRISQRVEDSEERSSSSSRTSSGDGEYEGDTVYVPEAVVGEVEAQANSGRQTGWDALEELQRLVELADDGTIEVKYVGERAGEEDIQRAAAGAIDAIIRDVAMEYDARLLTSDIVQAEVAKGKGIDVEYLEPLERELGELGLERYFDEQTMSVHLKEGVVPMVKRGEVGEIEYQPAGDEELDIDTIEEYANEVVTTAKRDDDAFVELSEEGMTIAQVRDMRIAISRPPFSEAVEITAVRPIVKTTMEDYEHADELRERLLERDRGVLIAGAPGAGKSTFAQAVAEFLSDHDNVVKTMEKPRDLQVGEEVTQYTELGGEMSKTADSLLMVRPDYTIYDEVRKTDDFEVFADMRLAGVGMVGVVHATRPIDALQRLVGRVELGMIPQIVDTVVYIEEGDVETVYDVTTEVKVPEGLMEEDLARPVIQVRDFATGTPAYEIYTFNRQVVTVPLEETEEAPESGVDKLAKQEVEREIQAATRGPVEVDIRGPNEAVVYVSDDEISHVIGKGGGRISDIEERLGINIDVRTLDERTTETAGRGDDEQAGGKVVTPEVTSRHIILPLSGDRAGETVEVQADGEYLFTATVGRGGDIQVSRGSAIAEELERAIDRERTITVVPNE
- a CDS encoding winged helix-turn-helix domain-containing protein; translated protein: MAEDDSVLEDLPPSAKLVYKVLEYDGPLTQKRIVEETMLSARTVRYALERLEDRGVVDEDIYFADARQSLYQLTREKESEDASADAEAA
- a CDS encoding M20 family metallopeptidase, translating into MGELRDLTERLVSIPSHDDETAAGDAIASWLREETDADVERDDAGNVIAWRNPDADGDSLALVGHHDVVPPDESQVDDGVATQSQRDGGGETAAGEYVVYEDEGRLYGRGTADMKGAVAAMLLAFRDADPEAPLAFASFAGEELGGVGAQHAIDDGFAPDYAVVGEGSTGYSESGVLDVAVAHKGRRAITVTAEGEAAHASEVGEGVNAVYRACDAVDVLRDVDAPDADVLGQHLSGSVAVTEIEGGSAWNVIPESCAVTVDERTVPGERADVGAVEAVDGVSWTVDQDLPPMACDDSAFANSVLDAVQGVQDGDGEHVAKPHATDAGWLAAAGTTCLVCGPAERGEAHTADESVSLDVLARCRRVYGRVAGAWPA
- a CDS encoding zinc-dependent alcohol dehydrogenase family protein; this translates as MRAAIYRGPGDIAVEDVPKPEVESPSDAVIRVTHTAVCGSDLWFYRGDSDREEGSRVGHEPMGIVEEVGEDVTSVQPGDRVLAPFAISCGECEFCRKGLYTSCVEDESWSGENGGGQGEYVKCPHADGTLVRVPDRYADDEDTLESLLPLTDVMGTGHHAAVSAGVGEGDTAVVIGDGAVGLCGVLAAQRLGAERVIAMGHHEDRLALAEEFGATDTISARGDEAIERATELTHGGANHVMECVGAASAMDTAIAVARPGGTVGYVGVPYGVTEEGLDVFTMFSDNITLNGGVAPVRAYAEELMDDVLQGTLDPSPIFTKTVDLEDVDEGYRAMDEREAIKVLVKA
- a CDS encoding carboxypeptidase M32 — protein: MSTQATEEAPDAYEALLDHYEQLSNVNAANSLLSWDQEVMMPEGGTPARSKQKSALSELSHDLLTEEQVGEWLAELEDADLTDEQASVVREIRRQYERADRVPGDLVAEISETTSAALPKWKEAREEDDFSIFAPILEDLIELKKEYAEHIDPDKPAYEVLFADYEPYLDLDTAERVLERLREELVPLIEDVRESDAELADPFQGNFDVDTQEDLARDVLDTLGYDFEHGRVDTAPHPFSTGNQFDARVTTRFSEDDPVDALMSTIHEFGHARYTLGLPREQYGNPLGESRDLTVHESQSRLWENHVGRSRVFWEKFLPAMKERFPQIEDATPEEAYEAANEVYEDNLIRVEADELTYHMHIIVRFEIERELIEGDLDVEDVPERWNDKYEEYLGIRPDTDAEGCLQDIHWSHGSFGYFPTYSLGSVLAAQIYDALEADVGDVDEKVRNGNFDVIADWLEANVHQHGARYTTPELVEEATGEAYNADHFVDYVTEKYTGLYDL